The sequence below is a genomic window from Clostridia bacterium.
TCGCTTGCGTGGGAACAAGGAACGCTGTCGCGATGGGTGCAGCGGCCCACTCAAGCAGGCCAACTAAGCACTAGGCACAAGAGCTAAGAAGCTTTTCCCCGCGTCCAGCGCCCCATTTGCCACATCTAAATAGTGGAGTTCGTAATGTCTAAAATCCCACTTCATCCCAAGTATCCGGAGCGCGTCTGCTGGGGTTGCGACAAGTTTTGTCCTGCCGACTCCCTGAACTGCGGCAACGGCACCGTTCGCACACAGCACCCGGCGGAACTTTTTGGTGAGGACTGGTTGGAATGGGAAGAGGAACACAGCGCACCGGAAGTACCGGAGGATTCGAACGCTACCTGAGGTGTTATCTGGATGCTTCTTCTTCCACCGTGGCGAGTTTGGCGACCAAGTCTTGCAGGAGCGCCCGATCGGTGTCGATCATTTCCTCAAACTGAATCCCCATACCGACTGCTGGGTGGGAGGTTCTGACTTGTCCCGTTGCGCGAATGGATAATCCGGGGACATTGAGCAGCATTGATACTTCCGTTCCGGCCGGCAGTGGATTCATCAGCTCTACGTAGCATCCTCTTAGGCTAATGTCGCTTACAGCGGCGTTGATCGGATATTGCGTTTCTGCCTGCCAGATGGAGATCGCGCCTTTACAGGGGTAGCGGCGTTCGCCGGTCTCA
It includes:
- a CDS encoding DUF3079 domain-containing protein; translated protein: MSKIPLHPKYPERVCWGCDKFCPADSLNCGNGTVRTQHPAELFGEDWLEWEEEHSAPEVPEDSNAT
- a CDS encoding PilZ domain-containing protein, encoding TIGLEEACVAGLKCIVKLDDILGMSCDARKGRFRVIWVGQAGTPQAGRIAVRALDTSQNIWGLDLSQLSAPVPVETGERRYPCKGAISIWQAETQYPINAAVSDISLRGCYVELMNPLPAGTEVSMLLNVPGLSIRATGQVRTSHPAVGMGIQFEEMIDTDRALLQDLVAKLATVEEEASR